A stretch of DNA from Vicinamibacteria bacterium:
ATCGGCGCGGCCGCGCTCCTGGCAGTGTGGGTGAATGCCCTGAACGTCGGGCGATTCGCATCGTTGGAGTCGGCCCTCTCCTCCATCAAAGTGCTTGCGATCGTGGCATTCGTCGTCTTCGGAACGGTTCTGGTGTCTCAATCACCGACGGGCATCGGGAACCTGGTTTCGGACGGCGGATTTATTCCCCATGGACCTCGTGGCATCTGGCTTTCGCTGACGCTCGTCGTCACGAGCTTTCTGGGGATCGAGGCGGTTGCCGTGACCGCCGGCGAAGCCAAACAGCCGGAGAGGACCGTCCCGAGGGCCCTGTTCGGTGTCGTGGGGAGCCTCGTTCTGCTCTACGTCACTGCGATGTTGGTTATCGTTGCCATGACCCCGTGGCGCTCGATCGCGGAAACCAACGGAACCCTGAGCGGGAGTCCTTTCGTCATCGTTTTTCGCCAGGCCGGGATCCCCTACGCGGGCAGTCTCATGAACTTCGTCGTCATCTCGGCGGCGTTCACCGCTCTGGTGAGCCACCTTTACCTCTCGTCGCGGATGCTGTTCTCGCTCGCTCGCTCGGGCTACGCACCGGCGCCCTTCGGCACCGTCGACCGAAGAGGAATTCCTTTACGTGCCCTCGGGGGCTCGACTCTGGGCATGTGCCTTGCGGTCATCTTCGCCCTGTTCGGCCGGCAGGTCTTCCTCCCGATGTATGGTACGGGCGTCGTCGCGCTTCTTTCCATCTGGATGCTCGTCCTCGTCTGTCACGTCAGGTACCGGTCACGGCGAGGAATGAAGTTTCCCGTCTTATCCGTTCTGGGTGTGGGATTGGTCGTTGCCGCGCTTTCGGCGACCCCCTGGGTCGAGGGCCTGGAGTGGACCCTCCCCATTTTCGTCGGTTGGATCGTTCTGATCACGGTGGTTTATCACCAGCGCTACAAGACGCTATCATTCGACTTGGGAGAGAACAGGGATGCCTGAAACTGTCGAAGCCTCGACGAGCTTTCGTCCTCGACGCCTCGGTCACGCGAACCTCTGGGTCACGGACCTCAGGCGCTCGGAGGCTTTCTACAACCAGGTCTGCGGGCTGACCATCGAATTCTGGGAGCCCGATCTGTGCGCCACTTTTCTCGGAACGGGAAACACGCCGCACGACCTCGGCATGATCGAGACCACCCGCGGGAAGGCGCGCTATGGAAGAAACGGTCTCCTTCAGATCCCCGAGGGCGTCGGGGTGAACGTCGGTCTCGGACACCTCGCCTGGGAGCTCGAGAACGAGATGGAGCTGGTCGAGGGATACCGGCGCGCCCGGACCGAAGAGGTCCGCCTCGATATCACCGTCGATCATCAGGTTGCTCACAGCGTGTATCTCTTCGACCCCGACGACAACTATATGGAGTACTACTGCGATACGGTGAAGTGCTGGCGCGAGGTGTTGCACGGCGAGATGGAGCTCATTACCAGCGCGTGGGATCCGGAGCAGGCGCAGCCGTTCTCCGAGGGCCGTTACGAGAACGATCCGGACATTCGCGTCGTCGCCGAGGCCGCGATCCATCCGATGCGCGTGACGCATGCGGTCCTGATGAGTCGCGAACTCGACCGACTCGCCTCTTTCTACCGGACGGTCGGCGGACTGAAGGAGGTGTACCGCGGCGACCAGGTCGTCTACCTCCAGGGCAGCGTGACGACCAGCCCTTATCATCTGGCGATCTGGCGTGGTTCCGATGCAGGGGCGGGATATCACCACGTTTCGTTCGAGCTCGCGAACGAGGAAGCTCTAGAGAAAGCCGTGAACGACCTTGGGAAACGCGGTATCGGTATCGCGCATCGCATCGACGACGACCGCAAGCGGAGTATCTTTCTCGCGGACCCGGATGGCCTCCTCTCCGAGTACACCGTCCGTCGCTCCGAGCGTTTTTCCGACGGGGCCTCGTCGCCGTTTCTCGTTTGAGTACGATCCTCACTGCGATCGTAGGGCATCGACGGGGTCGAGCCGGGTCGCGGTGCGAGCCGGTACGTAGGCGGCCGCGGCGGCGATGACGGTGAGAAGAGCGCCGGCGACGAGGAGCGTAAGAGGACTCACGACGACCACACCAAAGAGCCGGCCTGCGAGGAGAACGTTCAAGCCAAACGTCACGGGGAGCGCTGGCCCGAGGGCCATCAGGGCGAGCCCCAGCGTCTGGCGAATGATCTGGCGGAGTACCTGCGGAGGGTGAGCCCCGAGGGCCATCCTCAAGCCCAGCTCTCGACGACGCTCGGCGACGCTCGTGGAGACGACTGCGTAGACTCCGGTGGCGGCGAGGGCGAGTGCCACGACAGCGAAGAACAAGAGCATCACGCCGATGATCCGGAGCGGCGCCAGCGAGTCGGCGATCTCGTCTTCGAGCGTCGTGGGCTCCGCGAGCGCCTGGTGCGGATCGACGGAAGCGACCTTTTCTCGCAGGGGTGCGACGAGCTCGTAGCCTTCCGTGCGCGAGCGAATGCAGATTCGCATTCGGCTTCGTGGGCTCTGGAGATAAGAGAGATAGAACACCGGTCGGGGCTCGGGATCGAACCAGTTCTGCCGGAGATCGCCCACGACGCCCACGATGGTTCGCCATTCTCCCTCCGCCTCCCGTGGGCCGAGCCGCACTCTTCTTCCCACCGCCTCTTCGTCGGGAAGATATCTCCGAAGCCACGTCTCGCTCACGACGACGGCAGGGGGTGCGTCGCGATCGTCGGAAGCATCGAGAACGCGGCCCCGGAGGAGGGGCACTCGAAAGAGATCGAAGAAGGCACCGCCGACGACCTGGAGATCGGAGCGCGGCGTCTCGCCCTCGGTCGCGGGCTCGTGACCCTCGATGGAGAAGAAGACTTCTTCGTTGGGAACGTTGCTCGCTGGGAGGTTCGTTACGAGCGCCACCGAGGTGGCTCGGGGAAGCTCCGCGGAGACGCCGAGGAGGCGCTCGAAGAAACTCGCGGTGTCCGGAGGCTCCGGATAACGGTTGCGGGGAAGAGAGACGCGGCCGGCGAGAATTCCACTGGGCTCGAGCTTGCTGAAAACGTTCATCTGCTGCTCGAAGCCCCGGAGAAGCCAAACGGCCCCCGAGAGCAGGACGAGAGCGAGTGCGATCTGAGCTCCGACCAGACCGCCGCGAAGTCGGGACCTCCTGCCGCCCGTGACTCCACGGGCTCGGGCCGATAGGGCGTCGAGGAACGGTTGCGCTGCCGAGCCAGCGGCTCCGACCCCACTCAGGACGAAGGTCAAAAGGATGGCGACGGCGAATCCGGTCACTACGGATTCGGCGTCGAGACGGATGTCTCGCCAGCCGGAGACGAAAGTTGCAATCCCCTGGGGCATCGCATTCCGGACGAGCTCGGTCGCGCCGAAGCTCAGCGGGAGCGCTCCGAGGAACGCCGCGGCGGCGATGACGAGACACTCGAGAAACGACTGCTGGAGCAGCCGTGCGCGAGGAGCCCCAAGGGCGGCGCGAATCGCGACGTCGGCGGCCGATGCTACCCGCCAAACCACAACGAGGTTGCTGACATTGAAGGCGGCCAGGACGAGGACGAGAAAGCTCGCGATCTGGAGCATGCCGAACATGGGAAGGGTGTAGACGTACTGCTCTTCTCGGAGGCGCAAGAGGCCGAAGCGTCTTTCGCGATGCGTTTCGGGATAGCGGCCCGATAGCCTCTCTCCAAAGCTTTCGAGCTCCAGGCGCGCCGCCTCGAGCGAAACCCCGGGACCTAGTCGCGCCAAGACGGAAAGCGACGGAGTGGTGCGATCGACGCTTTCTTCCACGCTCAACGTGAGCGGAATCCACACGTCGACGCCCCTCGGGAAGTTGATATCCTGGGGCATCACTCCCACGACGGTATGGGCCGCGCCGCTGAGAAAGATCTCGGAGCCGACGACGCCCGGTTCCCCACCGAAGCGGCGTTGAAAGAGTCCAAAACTCAGCACTGCGGAGCGTTCGTTTCCGCCGCGGCTATCCTCGGGCGAGAGAACGCGCCCTCGCGCGGGGGGGACCCCCAGGATAGAGAACAGCTCCCCACTCACGTAGAACGCGCGGACGGCCTCGGGAACTCCGTCGCCGCTCAAGTTGAGCTCGGAAAACCGGTAGGCGGCCACCTCGTCGAGCGTCCTCATTTCTCCCTTCAACTCCAGGTAATCGCTCGGCGTGAGGCGAAGGAACTCTTGGGAGCTTCCCGTCCTATGCTCCCGCAGCACGAGGAGCCTGTCGAGCCCCGCGAAGGGATGAGGTCGAAGGAGGAGGGCATTCACCAGGCTGAAAGCGGTCATGGTGCTGGCGAGTCCGACGGCGAGCGTGAGCGCAGCTAGGGCGGCGAGCCCCGCGCGCCGCGTGATGGACCGGAAACCGAATCGCGCGTCGAGAAGAAGAGCAGAGAGTGAAGAAAGCATCGTTACACCTCACGGGGGTGTACGAGAGGTCGAGCGGAAAGGAGGTGCGCTTCAGGTGAGTTCTTTGTGAGTTCTAGCCCCGATCCGACATTTCTGCGCTTCGGCGCCAAGCGCAAGGGAGCTCGGACCGACGCTTCCCGGCAGGTCCTTTCGGCGACCCGGCAACGAGTTTTTCGTGGGAATGGGGCTCTAGCTCTTGTCTTCGCTCCAGGGACAGCCCTCGGCGGGAATGGCGAGTCGCTGATGGAGCCAGTCGACCACACGCCGGTGCAAAGGGCTCGAGGCGTACAGCTCACCCGTCATCGCGCCCCCGAGAAGGCCCAGGATGAAGGTGGCCGCCGCCACGGAGAGCCGCCAAGAGCTTCTCCTCGTCTGACGTCTCGGCTGCTGTCGTTCCTCGCAGGTGACGACTGGAGCGAGAAAACGATAGCCCCGTTTGGGGATCGTCTGCAGGAAACCCGGCGATCGTGGTGAGTCGCCGAGGGCAACGCGGATACGGCGAACGCAATAGTTTAGGTTGCGGTCGAAGTCCACGAACGTGCCGTTCCCCCAGAGGGCTCTCCGGATCTCCTCGCGGCTAACCAGCGTACCCGGCCGTTCGGTGAGAATCGCGAGCACCCGGGCGGGCTGGTGCTGAATCTCGATCCGCTCGTCGCCGGCAAAGAGCTCACCGGTCGCGGGATGGAATCGAAACTTGCCGAATGCCCGGATCTCGTCCGACACCATCAGAATTATGGCACGCGCACGGATACATCACTAACCGGAACTGGGGGGCTGCGTTTTCTCGGTAAGAAACTCCACAGTCTGCTCCGCGGTAGCCGTGGCGGGGCCCGTCGTCAGGAGTGCACCAGCCCCACCCTCGGCGTGCATCATATCGGCCACGCGTTGAAGAGCCGAGAGAAGGAACGAACGCTCCCAGTCCGAGAGCCTTTGGAGCTCGCTCACGAACCTCTCCTGGAGAAGGGAAGGCTTGCTGGCCAGGAGCGCCGCCCCCGTGGGAGTGGTGGTGCAATCCATTCGTCTCTTGTCCTCCGAGCTTCGCTTTCGCTCGACCAGGCCGCGCTCCTCCAGTCGCTCGAGGATCTCCGAGACGGTGCCTTGAGCGAGATGGATGCGGCGCGCCAGCTCCCCGGTCGCAAGAGTTCCCGAGCGCACCAGCTCTTGGAGCACGACGATTTGCGGGCCGGTCAGGCCATAGCGTTGCGCCAGGGTGCGGGAGTGTTGATCCACGGCACGAATGATGCGCCGCAGGGCCACGAGGATCCTGTGCTCCATGCTGTCGGCTTCGTCCATCCACTGAATTGTGCACTCCGAAGTCCTGAAAATCCATCGAAACCGATGGATCTCCACGATTCCCCCACTTCGGGAGTCCGGAGGATCTGTACGATTTTTTGGATGAGGTGGGTTGGCTCGATCATCGACCCCGATTTCTTCCGAAAAATTCTTGTATCCCGGAACTGGAACGCAAAATGCAAGTTTGAACGATGTGATGGTATTGCTCGAGCCATGGACCGTGCGATATCGCCGGTACCCGATGGATAGGGTTGGGAGCTTCAACGTGAGGCTCTCCTTGGACAGTTACAAAGGCGGCTAGACCAACGGAGTTTCGACATGAAGGAACACTCGACGCATCAGCTCTTCCAACCGATCACGCGACCTCTCCTGAGAGACGAAGTGCGTCGCCAGCTCCTGGAGCGAATTACCGACGGTCGTATTCCAGCGGCTACCCGCGTCTACGAAAACGACCTCGCGCGACAGCTCGGCGTGAGCCGAACTCCGCTTCACGAAGCCATGGTGTCGCTCGCGCGAGACGGC
This window harbors:
- a CDS encoding amino acid permease, with protein sequence MATTKRGLERALSSWQQAMIAMGGTIGVGLFLASGTTIGLAGPAVVLSYALAAPLPISVGLALAEMAPAHAEPGAFGAYAEAYIGKWASFATRLSYWFAEIFAVGAMASAIGVYFEFWFDEIPSYIFIGAAALLAVWVNALNVGRFASLESALSSIKVLAIVAFVVFGTVLVSQSPTGIGNLVSDGGFIPHGPRGIWLSLTLVVTSFLGIEAVAVTAGEAKQPERTVPRALFGVVGSLVLLYVTAMLVIVAMTPWRSIAETNGTLSGSPFVIVFRQAGIPYAGSLMNFVVISAAFTALVSHLYLSSRMLFSLARSGYAPAPFGTVDRRGIPLRALGGSTLGMCLAVIFALFGRQVFLPMYGTGVVALLSIWMLVLVCHVRYRSRRGMKFPVLSVLGVGLVVAALSATPWVEGLEWTLPIFVGWIVLITVVYHQRYKTLSFDLGENRDA
- a CDS encoding VOC family protein — its product is MPETVEASTSFRPRRLGHANLWVTDLRRSEAFYNQVCGLTIEFWEPDLCATFLGTGNTPHDLGMIETTRGKARYGRNGLLQIPEGVGVNVGLGHLAWELENEMELVEGYRRARTEEVRLDITVDHQVAHSVYLFDPDDNYMEYYCDTVKCWREVLHGEMELITSAWDPEQAQPFSEGRYENDPDIRVVAEAAIHPMRVTHAVLMSRELDRLASFYRTVGGLKEVYRGDQVVYLQGSVTTSPYHLAIWRGSDAGAGYHHVSFELANEEALEKAVNDLGKRGIGIAHRIDDDRKRSIFLADPDGLLSEYTVRRSERFSDGASSPFLV
- a CDS encoding ADOP family duplicated permease, whose protein sequence is MLSSLSALLLDARFGFRSITRRAGLAALAALTLAVGLASTMTAFSLVNALLLRPHPFAGLDRLLVLREHRTGSSQEFLRLTPSDYLELKGEMRTLDEVAAYRFSELNLSGDGVPEAVRAFYVSGELFSILGVPPARGRVLSPEDSRGGNERSAVLSFGLFQRRFGGEPGVVGSEIFLSGAAHTVVGVMPQDINFPRGVDVWIPLTLSVEESVDRTTPSLSVLARLGPGVSLEAARLELESFGERLSGRYPETHRERRFGLLRLREEQYVYTLPMFGMLQIASFLVLVLAAFNVSNLVVVWRVASAADVAIRAALGAPRARLLQQSFLECLVIAAAAFLGALPLSFGATELVRNAMPQGIATFVSGWRDIRLDAESVVTGFAVAILLTFVLSGVGAAGSAAQPFLDALSARARGVTGGRRSRLRGGLVGAQIALALVLLSGAVWLLRGFEQQMNVFSKLEPSGILAGRVSLPRNRYPEPPDTASFFERLLGVSAELPRATSVALVTNLPASNVPNEEVFFSIEGHEPATEGETPRSDLQVVGGAFFDLFRVPLLRGRVLDASDDRDAPPAVVVSETWLRRYLPDEEAVGRRVRLGPREAEGEWRTIVGVVGDLRQNWFDPEPRPVFYLSYLQSPRSRMRICIRSRTEGYELVAPLREKVASVDPHQALAEPTTLEDEIADSLAPLRIIGVMLLFFAVVALALAATGVYAVVSTSVAERRRELGLRMALGAHPPQVLRQIIRQTLGLALMALGPALPVTFGLNVLLAGRLFGVVVVSPLTLLVAGALLTVIAAAAAYVPARTATRLDPVDALRSQ
- a CDS encoding winged helix-turn-helix domain-containing protein, producing MVSDEIRAFGKFRFHPATGELFAGDERIEIQHQPARVLAILTERPGTLVSREEIRRALWGNGTFVDFDRNLNYCVRRIRVALGDSPRSPGFLQTIPKRGYRFLAPVVTCEERQQPRRQTRRSSWRLSVAAATFILGLLGGAMTGELYASSPLHRRVVDWLHQRLAIPAEGCPWSEDKS
- a CDS encoding MarR family transcriptional regulator, with product MEHRILVALRRIIRAVDQHSRTLAQRYGLTGPQIVVLQELVRSGTLATGELARRIHLAQGTVSEILERLEERGLVERKRSSEDKRRMDCTTTPTGAALLASKPSLLQERFVSELQRLSDWERSFLLSALQRVADMMHAEGGAGALLTTGPATATAEQTVEFLTEKTQPPSSG